A genomic window from Exiguobacterium acetylicum DSM 20416 includes:
- a CDS encoding b(o/a)3-type cytochrome-c oxidase subunit 1: MNAISKKLRQFEMERGLPATVIGIKEAKLAFAHVSFSLVALLIGGLCGLLQTMVRTGAIPEIAGIGYYELLTAHGLMLAIVFTTLFIFGLLFSFLGQSFGRFEEFPRRLGWVGFWFMILGVVLVTWMVLAGEASVLYTFYAPLKAHPVFYIGLVIFVVGTWIASGAMFRMYADYKREHPGVHPPLQAYMSIMTALLWVVATLGVAATILFQLLPLSLGWTDKVGIELSRTLFWYFGHPLVYFWLLPAYIVWYTVIPKIVGGKIFSDALARMSFLLFLLFSFPVGFHHQLLEPGISAFWKYVQVVLTFLVIIPSLMTAFSMFATFELAGRRKGATGIFGWVKKMPYRDVRFLAPFIGMLFFIPAGAGGVINASHQLNIIVHNTLWVTGHFHITVGAAVALTFFGTAYWLVPLLRGRTLTPAMNRLGLVQTAAWTIGMLFMSTAMHISGLLGNPRRTGPATYFKDSIVADWIPYHVAMAIGGTILFISILLFLYAMFQLAFRAPKGKEEFPIAETEEKAMATPLFFENWKLWIFVTFALIAFAYTVPIWHMIENAPPGAPGWRLW; encoded by the coding sequence ATGAATGCCATTTCAAAAAAACTACGACAGTTCGAGATGGAACGTGGTTTACCGGCTACCGTCATCGGAATCAAGGAAGCAAAACTGGCCTTCGCACATGTCAGTTTTTCACTTGTCGCTTTATTGATCGGTGGTCTATGTGGATTACTACAAACGATGGTACGAACAGGTGCCATTCCAGAGATTGCTGGAATCGGATATTATGAGCTTCTGACTGCACATGGGTTGATGCTTGCGATCGTCTTTACGACATTATTCATTTTTGGATTATTGTTTTCATTTTTAGGTCAATCATTCGGACGCTTCGAAGAGTTTCCTCGACGTCTTGGATGGGTCGGATTTTGGTTCATGATCCTTGGTGTCGTCCTCGTCACGTGGATGGTACTTGCAGGTGAAGCTTCCGTCCTCTATACATTCTATGCACCACTCAAGGCACACCCTGTATTTTATATCGGACTCGTCATCTTCGTCGTCGGAACATGGATCGCGTCTGGTGCCATGTTCCGCATGTATGCTGATTACAAGCGGGAACATCCTGGCGTTCATCCACCGCTTCAAGCGTACATGAGCATCATGACTGCCTTGTTATGGGTCGTTGCGACACTCGGCGTAGCGGCAACGATTCTCTTTCAGTTACTTCCCTTATCCCTCGGTTGGACAGATAAGGTCGGAATCGAGCTATCCCGGACGCTATTTTGGTACTTTGGTCATCCACTCGTCTATTTCTGGTTGTTACCTGCCTACATCGTCTGGTATACGGTCATTCCGAAAATCGTTGGTGGCAAGATTTTTTCTGACGCGTTAGCACGTATGTCATTTTTATTATTCCTACTCTTTTCCTTCCCGGTTGGTTTTCACCATCAATTGTTAGAGCCAGGGATTTCAGCATTTTGGAAATATGTCCAAGTCGTCTTGACATTCCTCGTCATCATCCCATCATTGATGACAGCCTTCTCCATGTTTGCGACATTCGAGTTAGCGGGACGCCGTAAGGGAGCAACTGGCATATTTGGTTGGGTAAAGAAAATGCCGTATCGTGATGTTCGTTTTCTTGCACCGTTCATCGGGATGTTATTCTTCATTCCAGCAGGTGCAGGTGGTGTCATTAATGCGTCCCATCAACTAAATATCATCGTTCACAATACATTATGGGTCACTGGACACTTTCACATCACGGTCGGTGCGGCTGTCGCACTAACGTTCTTCGGAACAGCGTACTGGCTTGTTCCACTCTTACGTGGTCGGACGTTGACGCCGGCAATGAATCGTCTCGGACTTGTTCAAACGGCTGCCTGGACGATCGGAATGCTCTTCATGTCGACGGCGATGCATATCTCAGGTCTACTCGGTAATCCAAGACGGACCGGTCCGGCAACTTATTTCAAAGATTCAATCGTCGCCGACTGGATTCCGTATCATGTTGCAATGGCGATCGGTGGAACGATTTTATTCATCTCGATTCTGCTATTCCTCTATGCGATGTTCCAACTTGCTTTCCGGGCACCGAAGGGAAAAGAAGAATTTCCGATTGCTGAAACAGAAGAAAAGGCGATGGCAACACCACTCTTCTTTGAAAATTGGAAGCTATGGATTTTCGTGACGTTCGCTTTGATTGCGTTTGCCTATACGGTACCGATTTGGCATATGATTGAAAATGCCCCTCCAGGAGCTCCCGGATGGAGACTCTGGTAA
- a CDS encoding response regulator yields the protein MIRVLLVDDHEMVRAGVSAFLSTQPDIEVVAEASDGQAGALLALEHRPDVILMDLVMEPVDGVEGTRLIRKDWPEAKILVVTSFLDDEKVYPVIEAGAMSYVLKTASAFDIAEAIRKTANGQSVMAAQVTGKMMERLRRPTTHLHDDLTEREQEVLQLMARGMANQEIADELFISLKTVKTHVSNILSKLDVVDRTQAVVYAFKHNLVK from the coding sequence ATGATACGCGTATTATTAGTAGATGATCATGAGATGGTCCGGGCCGGTGTGTCTGCTTTCCTTTCCACACAACCAGACATCGAGGTCGTCGCCGAAGCGTCGGATGGTCAAGCAGGAGCCTTGCTTGCGCTTGAACATCGACCGGATGTCATTTTGATGGATTTAGTGATGGAGCCAGTTGATGGCGTCGAAGGAACACGACTGATTCGCAAAGACTGGCCGGAAGCAAAAATTCTCGTCGTGACGAGTTTTCTTGATGACGAGAAAGTCTATCCTGTCATTGAAGCGGGTGCGATGAGTTATGTTTTAAAGACCGCTAGCGCCTTTGATATTGCAGAAGCGATTCGCAAGACGGCAAACGGTCAATCGGTCATGGCAGCACAAGTGACCGGTAAAATGATGGAACGTCTTCGTCGTCCTACGACACACTTGCATGATGATTTGACGGAACGTGAGCAGGAAGTTCTTCAATTGATGGCTCGTGGTATGGCGAACCAAGAAATCGCAGACGAATTATTCATTTCCTTAAAAACCGTTAAGACACACGTCTCGAACATCTTATCGAAACTCGATGTCGTAGACCGTACACAAGCTGTCGTCTATGCCTTCAAGCATAATCTCGTCAAATAA
- a CDS encoding sensor histidine kinase, whose amino-acid sequence MKRDQFPLGVIALQVMTGFLTAVMTTLLFLSTRQVDWHVLFVRQQDFPVLLLVIGLSLLLPLAIGSMHYFFLRRDFKRVTTAIIELEQGKDVTIVPGPYFHTLTRLSRIGKRIDEQVETVQKISTRPQHVEQVRVQAVTEERKRLARDLHDSVSQQLYAISMMTTAAKQTILSQPEAAAKQIEMVETMAQTAQSEMRSLLLQLRPVELEGMTLQQGLSQLLEELSRKQSTQLSWKLEEMSLPRQIENELFRIVQEGLTNALRHAKASHMDIELRQFNETIILSMNDDGVGFVVDEKKLASYGINSMRERTAEMGGTIRLVSVPGQGTQIEVKLRKDRMVQV is encoded by the coding sequence ATGAAGCGTGATCAATTCCCGCTTGGTGTCATTGCACTCCAAGTCATGACGGGCTTTTTGACAGCCGTCATGACGACGTTGTTATTCTTAAGTACGCGACAAGTCGATTGGCATGTCTTGTTCGTCCGTCAACAAGATTTCCCTGTCCTTCTACTCGTCATCGGACTCTCGTTATTACTACCCCTTGCCATCGGTAGCATGCATTACTTTTTCTTGCGACGTGACTTCAAACGTGTCACGACTGCCATCATTGAACTGGAACAAGGAAAAGATGTGACAATCGTTCCCGGTCCCTACTTCCATACGTTGACACGCTTATCGCGGATCGGAAAACGTATCGACGAACAAGTCGAAACCGTCCAAAAGATCAGCACGCGTCCGCAACATGTTGAACAAGTAAGAGTTCAAGCCGTTACGGAAGAACGAAAGCGACTCGCACGTGATTTACATGACTCCGTTTCGCAACAGCTTTATGCCATTTCCATGATGACAACAGCAGCCAAACAGACGATTCTGTCTCAACCTGAAGCTGCCGCCAAACAAATCGAGATGGTCGAGACGATGGCACAAACGGCACAGTCTGAAATGCGCTCACTCTTACTTCAACTTCGCCCCGTCGAACTTGAAGGGATGACGTTACAACAAGGACTTTCTCAATTGCTCGAAGAATTATCTAGAAAGCAGTCCACACAATTAAGTTGGAAGTTAGAAGAGATGTCACTGCCACGACAAATTGAAAACGAGTTATTCCGGATCGTTCAAGAAGGATTGACGAATGCATTACGTCACGCGAAAGCGTCTCATATGGATATTGAACTTCGACAATTCAACGAAACGATCATTCTGAGCATGAATGATGATGGTGTCGGATTCGTCGTTGATGAAAAGAAACTTGCCTCTTATGGCATTAATTCGATGCGGGAACGGACGGCTGAGATGGGCGGAACGATTCGTCTCGTCAGTGTTCCAGGACAAGGAACCCAAATCGAAGTCAAACTTAGAAAAGATCGGATGGTGCAAGTATGA
- the liaF gene encoding cell wall-active antibiotics response protein LiaF has protein sequence MRRLSTKQLVGYVSILFALGLFYDLLSGAGNVLFGVLFPFLLYYVGIHFRRRNHEKLAILFYIVGTIILAGVVLSSAAIGFVIAGILLYLGIILVTRHSVREFLFSRIAPHQYEEEGIKIQPAYSFSTQADAPYVLQDLSEQFIVKDLEIDLTHAYVPEGETLIVVSGVVGDVRILLPSGYDYTLDTSIGFGSVKTDIRRIPTFFNRRIQFRAPEYGEATRKVRIHVMLGIGNVEVSSI, from the coding sequence GTGCGACGATTAAGTACGAAACAACTGGTCGGTTACGTATCGATCCTGTTCGCCCTCGGTCTGTTCTATGACCTATTGTCCGGTGCAGGAAATGTATTGTTTGGTGTCTTATTTCCGTTCCTGCTGTACTATGTCGGGATTCATTTCCGACGACGCAATCATGAAAAATTAGCGATTCTCTTCTACATCGTCGGTACGATCATTCTTGCTGGCGTCGTCCTTAGTTCGGCTGCCATCGGTTTTGTCATTGCCGGAATTTTGCTCTATCTTGGGATTATTCTCGTAACACGGCATTCCGTCCGAGAATTTTTGTTTTCACGGATTGCCCCGCATCAATATGAAGAAGAAGGCATCAAGATTCAACCGGCTTACTCCTTCTCAACCCAAGCCGATGCACCATACGTCTTACAGGATTTGAGCGAACAGTTCATCGTCAAGGATTTAGAAATCGATTTGACACACGCTTACGTTCCGGAAGGTGAGACATTAATCGTCGTCAGTGGTGTCGTCGGAGACGTTCGAATTCTTTTACCGTCCGGCTATGACTATACGCTTGATACCTCAATCGGCTTCGGAAGCGTCAAGACGGACATCCGCCGGATTCCAACCTTCTTTAATCGACGTATTCAATTCCGAGCACCGGAATACGGTGAAGCGACACGGAAGGTTCGTATTCATGTCATGCTCGGTATTGGCAACGTGGAGGTGTCTTCGATATGA
- the rsgA gene encoding ribosome small subunit-dependent GTPase A, with the protein MNEWGTPPVYETTGTERLGRIIAVYQTHYRVMTETGESLSELSGKLRFQSGTKAELPAVGDWIIQTEREPGKGRIERVLPRSSQFSRKAAGTETEEQIICANVDVALLVMAFGHDFNVRRLERYLTVAWDAGVTPIIVLTKKSLMPSIETELQAVEAIAFGTPILAVDSLTGDGLEVLREQLQIKQTIVLVGSSGVGKSTLVNALAGEQLMETGGVREDDERGRHTTTHRELKRLSNGLLLVDTPGMRELALWDGSDGLSSTFSDIEELAENCRFRDCEHEKEPGCAVRTALEDGTLTAERWNSFVKLKREIAYAERKQNVALQAAEKEKWKKIHKQAQAHTKVKYQKR; encoded by the coding sequence TTGAACGAATGGGGTACACCACCTGTCTACGAAACGACAGGAACAGAACGATTAGGACGGATTATAGCTGTCTATCAAACACACTATCGTGTTATGACGGAAACAGGAGAGTCGCTCAGCGAGCTGTCTGGTAAGTTACGTTTCCAATCGGGAACAAAAGCTGAATTGCCAGCGGTTGGGGACTGGATCATCCAAACAGAGCGAGAGCCAGGCAAAGGACGAATCGAACGTGTCTTGCCACGATCTTCTCAATTTTCCCGAAAAGCGGCAGGAACGGAAACCGAGGAACAAATCATCTGCGCAAATGTCGACGTCGCCTTGCTTGTCATGGCTTTTGGACATGACTTCAACGTCCGTCGACTGGAACGCTATTTAACGGTTGCTTGGGATGCAGGGGTGACACCAATCATCGTCCTGACGAAAAAAAGTTTGATGCCGTCGATTGAAACGGAACTGCAGGCTGTCGAAGCGATTGCGTTCGGAACACCAATCCTTGCCGTTGATTCCTTGACGGGTGACGGATTAGAGGTGTTGCGTGAACAGTTACAAATCAAGCAAACGATCGTGTTAGTTGGATCGTCCGGCGTCGGGAAGTCGACACTCGTCAATGCTTTAGCTGGAGAACAGTTAATGGAGACGGGGGGCGTACGAGAAGACGATGAACGCGGACGTCACACGACGACGCATCGCGAACTGAAACGACTATCGAACGGTCTATTGCTTGTTGATACACCGGGGATGAGAGAATTGGCCTTATGGGATGGAAGTGACGGTTTATCGTCGACTTTTTCCGATATTGAGGAGCTTGCTGAAAACTGTCGTTTCCGAGACTGTGAACATGAAAAGGAACCGGGCTGTGCCGTTCGGACAGCTTTAGAAGATGGTACACTAACTGCTGAGCGCTGGAACAGCTTCGTCAAGCTAAAACGAGAAATCGCTTATGCGGAACGCAAGCAAAATGTGGCGTTGCAGGCGGCAGAGAAGGAAAAGTGGAAAAAAATCCACAAGCAGGCCCAAGCGCATACGAAAGTGAAGTATCAAAAGCGATAA
- the abc-f gene encoding ribosomal protection-like ABC-F family protein, translated as MPTETLTIQHLSLDYDERRLFSDVSFHIHTGEHVALIGPNGIGKTTLLHLIADQLQPTDGSIKRHYKKLGLLSQHFVAGDHTVLDVVERADAVRYQLRANAMNGDLTIYQQALDQDAFSLEADAARVLKEVKLEEALWTHNASSLSGGEQTRLQLACLLLSRPDFIILDEPTNHLDQETLEWLTEWVNMSRTSILYVSHERFFIDATADAVIELSESGATRYSGNYQSYKEQKEHQVLSQQRAYEKQERTRKELTRMIQGYRQWHQKATNQASERDPYAKKKAAKHATKVKAKEQQLERLLEDRVQKPQVAPTVHVAFEHEAIRAKRLISFERVSFMHETTLILNDVSFTVERGDRIAVIGPNGSGKSTLLRLIEGEYVPNQGNVIRHPRLKTGYFSQALSHLPTSGTLLEALLEYGTMSETDARTLLACFLFRRDDVYRSISDASMGEKCRIAFLRLYFSGAHLLILDEPTNYLDLATREQIEAALDVFPGELLFVSHDRYFTDRLSNRTFDLTTGFNDHSVGTATVRNARRSDPEAIQSDLHRLDALTGNVPFNTETNESLSKE; from the coding sequence ATGCCTACTGAAACACTTACGATCCAACACCTATCGCTGGACTACGACGAACGACGTCTTTTCTCGGACGTTTCTTTTCATATTCATACCGGTGAACATGTCGCCTTAATCGGTCCGAACGGCATCGGAAAAACGACACTGTTACACTTGATCGCTGACCAACTTCAGCCGACTGACGGTTCGATCAAGCGTCATTACAAAAAACTCGGTCTACTATCACAACACTTCGTAGCGGGCGATCACACCGTTCTTGATGTCGTCGAACGAGCGGATGCGGTTCGTTATCAACTTCGCGCTAATGCCATGAATGGTGACTTGACGATCTATCAACAAGCACTCGATCAGGACGCCTTCTCGCTTGAAGCAGATGCAGCACGCGTCTTAAAAGAAGTCAAATTAGAGGAAGCGCTCTGGACACATAATGCATCCAGTTTAAGCGGCGGTGAACAGACGCGCCTCCAACTTGCCTGTCTGCTTCTGTCACGACCTGATTTCATCATTCTCGATGAACCGACGAATCATCTGGATCAAGAGACACTCGAGTGGCTCACGGAATGGGTCAACATGTCACGGACCTCGATTCTCTACGTCTCACACGAACGATTCTTCATCGACGCAACGGCTGATGCCGTCATTGAATTATCCGAATCAGGGGCAACGCGATACAGCGGAAACTACCAGTCCTATAAAGAACAAAAAGAACATCAAGTTCTGTCGCAACAACGAGCGTATGAAAAACAAGAACGTACACGTAAAGAGCTGACACGCATGATTCAAGGATACCGGCAATGGCATCAAAAAGCCACGAATCAAGCGAGTGAACGGGATCCCTATGCGAAAAAGAAGGCTGCTAAACATGCGACGAAGGTCAAGGCAAAAGAGCAGCAACTCGAGCGTCTACTCGAGGATCGTGTACAAAAACCACAGGTTGCACCGACTGTTCACGTCGCATTCGAACATGAAGCGATTCGTGCGAAACGACTGATTTCGTTCGAACGTGTCTCATTCATGCATGAGACAACACTAATCCTAAACGATGTTTCGTTTACGGTAGAACGTGGCGACCGAATTGCTGTCATCGGACCGAATGGAAGCGGGAAATCGACCTTACTGCGTCTCATCGAGGGCGAGTATGTCCCTAATCAAGGGAATGTAATCCGTCATCCTCGATTGAAGACTGGCTATTTTTCACAAGCCCTTTCCCACTTACCGACATCTGGTACGTTGTTAGAGGCATTACTTGAGTATGGCACAATGAGTGAAACGGACGCTCGGACGTTGCTCGCCTGTTTTTTATTCCGTCGCGATGATGTTTACCGGTCGATTTCCGACGCTAGTATGGGCGAGAAATGTCGGATCGCTTTCTTACGCCTGTATTTTTCTGGTGCTCACTTGCTTATTCTCGACGAGCCAACGAACTATTTGGATCTTGCGACTCGTGAACAAATCGAAGCCGCTCTCGATGTCTTCCCTGGTGAGCTCCTCTTCGTCTCTCACGATCGCTATTTCACCGATCGGCTGTCGAATCGGACGTTTGATTTAACGACTGGATTCAACGATCATTCGGTCGGAACTGCCACGGTACGAAACGCTCGCCGAAGTGACCCTGAAGCGATTCAATCCGACTTACACCGTCTTGATGCTTTGACGGGTAACGTTCCGTTCAATACAGAAACGAATGAATCACTTTCAAAAGAATAA
- the pflA gene encoding pyruvate formate-lyase-activating protein, with the protein MTYGMIHSVESCGTVDGPGIRFIVFTQGCPLRCQYCHNVDTWEFGCGRRVSADEVVKEAISYRSFFEATGGGITFSGGEPLAQPEFLEAALTEAKRHGLHTVIDTAGSVVPKNIDAILDATDLVLLDIKHIDDAACRVLTGRSNANTLAFAKRLAERNIPVWIRHVLVPGITMSEHFLRQTGEFIRTLGNVERVEVLPYHQLGVYKWENLGLAYPLTDVLPPSPEETDTAQTLLESYLC; encoded by the coding sequence ATGACCTATGGTATGATCCATTCCGTTGAATCATGTGGAACAGTCGATGGTCCTGGCATTCGATTCATCGTCTTTACGCAAGGATGTCCATTACGGTGTCAATACTGTCATAACGTGGATACATGGGAGTTCGGTTGCGGACGGCGTGTCTCAGCAGACGAAGTCGTAAAAGAAGCGATCAGCTATCGCTCCTTTTTCGAGGCAACGGGTGGCGGAATCACCTTCTCTGGAGGTGAACCGCTCGCTCAGCCAGAATTCTTGGAGGCTGCTTTAACAGAAGCAAAACGACATGGACTGCATACGGTCATCGATACCGCGGGATCCGTCGTCCCGAAAAACATCGACGCCATTCTCGATGCGACGGATCTGGTACTGCTCGATATCAAACATATCGACGATGCTGCTTGTCGTGTATTGACTGGACGGAGTAACGCCAATACACTCGCTTTCGCAAAACGCCTAGCCGAGCGAAACATTCCCGTCTGGATTCGTCACGTCCTCGTTCCAGGTATTACGATGTCGGAACATTTCCTCCGTCAGACCGGCGAGTTCATCCGGACGCTCGGAAACGTCGAACGCGTCGAAGTACTCCCGTATCATCAACTCGGTGTCTATAAGTGGGAAAACCTCGGTCTTGCATATCCGTTAACTGATGTGCTTCCCCCTTCACCAGAAGAAACGGATACTGCGCAAACCCTACTTGAATCGTACTTGTGTTAA
- the pflB gene encoding formate C-acetyltransferase, giving the protein MLLEKTSAWTNFTSGEWVKTIDVADFIRLNRTEYTGDDHFLVGPTQATERLWQQILQLTNEERQRGGVYAVDAKTPSTILSHDAGYLNRSLEKIVGLQTDEPFKRSIHPNGGIRMVNDALAAYGFEADETVTKTFSEYRKTHNQGVFDAYTPEMRAARKAGIITGLPDAYGRGRIIGDYRRVALYGTARLIEERKKDLKARGGFLSESMIRDREEMNEQLRALTELTELGARYGFDLSRPAETAQEAFQWVYLAYLAAIKEQNGAAMSLGRVSTFLDIYVERDLAAGRLTEETAQELVDHFVMKLRIVKFLRTPDYNDLFSGDPTWVTESIGGMSEDGRSNVTKSSFRFLHTLSTLGPAPEPNLTVLWSTQLPRGFKEFCAKMSIVSSSIQYENDDLMLPVYGDDYGIACCVSAMKIGKQMQFFGARANLAKALLYTINGGMDEKLKIQVAPASPLMLDEVLDYETVMAAYDRQLDWLAELYVNTLNVIHYMHDKYSYERIEMALHDPEILRTMACGIAGLSVVADSLSAIRYATVRPIRDADGIAVDFKIEGEFPKFGNNDERVDQMAVDLVTLFMEKIRKHPTYRNALPTQSVLTITSNVVYGKKTGNTPDGRRAGEPFAPGANPMHGRDTRGAVAALTSVGKLPYEHALDGISYTFSIVPKALGKDETTRIRNTVGLLDGYMGGTTSKGHHLNVNVFDRETLLDAMEHPEQYPQLTIRVSGYAVNFIKLTREQQIDVINRTFHGSL; this is encoded by the coding sequence ATGTTATTAGAAAAAACGAGTGCTTGGACGAACTTTACGTCTGGTGAATGGGTAAAGACGATCGATGTCGCAGACTTCATCCGACTCAATCGCACGGAATATACAGGAGATGATCACTTTTTAGTCGGTCCGACGCAAGCAACGGAACGTCTTTGGCAACAAATTCTACAGCTGACGAATGAAGAACGACAACGTGGTGGTGTGTATGCCGTCGATGCTAAAACACCATCAACGATCCTCTCGCATGATGCAGGGTATCTGAATCGCTCACTTGAAAAAATCGTTGGCTTACAGACTGACGAACCGTTTAAACGTTCGATTCATCCGAACGGTGGGATTCGGATGGTGAATGATGCCCTAGCTGCGTATGGCTTTGAAGCAGACGAGACCGTCACGAAAACTTTCAGCGAGTACCGGAAGACACATAACCAAGGGGTTTTCGATGCCTATACCCCTGAGATGCGCGCTGCACGTAAAGCCGGCATTATCACCGGATTACCTGATGCTTATGGTCGCGGACGGATCATCGGTGACTATCGTCGTGTTGCTTTGTACGGAACGGCACGCTTGATCGAAGAACGTAAGAAGGATTTAAAGGCACGTGGCGGATTCTTATCTGAATCGATGATTCGCGACCGTGAAGAGATGAATGAACAGTTGCGCGCATTAACGGAATTGACCGAGCTTGGAGCTCGCTATGGTTTCGATCTCTCCCGCCCTGCAGAAACAGCACAAGAAGCATTCCAGTGGGTCTATCTTGCCTATCTTGCTGCCATCAAGGAGCAAAACGGGGCAGCCATGTCACTCGGTCGAGTCTCGACGTTCCTTGATATTTATGTCGAACGTGATCTTGCGGCTGGTCGCTTGACGGAAGAGACTGCACAAGAACTCGTCGATCATTTCGTCATGAAGCTTCGGATCGTCAAATTCTTACGGACACCGGACTATAATGATCTCTTCTCGGGTGACCCGACGTGGGTAACGGAATCCATTGGTGGAATGAGTGAAGATGGGCGATCAAACGTCACGAAAAGTTCATTCCGCTTCTTACACACACTCTCGACACTTGGTCCGGCACCGGAACCGAATCTAACCGTTCTCTGGTCTACTCAGCTTCCACGCGGATTCAAGGAATTCTGTGCGAAGATGTCGATCGTTTCAAGCTCGATTCAATATGAAAACGATGATTTGATGTTACCGGTTTATGGAGATGATTACGGCATCGCTTGTTGTGTCTCCGCGATGAAGATTGGGAAACAGATGCAGTTCTTCGGTGCGCGAGCAAACCTGGCAAAAGCATTACTCTATACAATCAATGGCGGAATGGACGAGAAGCTCAAAATTCAAGTCGCCCCCGCAAGTCCATTGATGCTTGATGAAGTACTCGATTACGAAACCGTCATGGCGGCTTATGATCGTCAACTCGATTGGCTCGCAGAACTGTACGTTAACACACTGAATGTCATCCATTACATGCATGATAAATACAGTTACGAACGGATTGAGATGGCGTTACACGATCCGGAAATCTTACGGACGATGGCATGCGGTATCGCTGGTTTATCGGTCGTCGCTGACAGTCTATCCGCCATCCGTTACGCAACAGTCCGTCCGATCCGAGATGCGGATGGGATTGCAGTTGATTTCAAGATCGAAGGCGAGTTTCCGAAGTTCGGAAATAACGATGAACGGGTCGATCAGATGGCAGTTGATCTCGTGACGCTGTTCATGGAGAAAATCCGTAAACATCCAACGTATCGCAATGCGCTTCCGACACAGTCTGTCCTAACGATCACTTCAAACGTCGTCTACGGTAAAAAGACAGGAAATACGCCAGATGGACGCCGTGCGGGTGAACCATTTGCACCGGGTGCTAACCCGATGCACGGACGTGACACTAGAGGAGCTGTCGCCGCACTGACATCTGTCGGAAAATTACCATATGAGCATGCGCTCGACGGTATCTCCTACACGTTCTCGATCGTGCCAAAAGCACTTGGTAAGGATGAGACCACACGTATTCGCAATACGGTCGGATTACTTGACGGATATATGGGTGGTACGACTTCAAAAGGACACCATTTGAATGTCAACGTCTTTGACCGTGAGACGTTACTCGATGCTATGGAGCATCCAGAACAATATCCGCAGTTAACGATTCGGGTATCCGGTTATGCCGTGAACTTCATTAAACTGACGCGCGAACAACAGATCGATGTCATTAATCGAACGTTCCACGGTTCTCTCTAA